One genomic region from Quercus robur chromosome 4, dhQueRobu3.1, whole genome shotgun sequence encodes:
- the LOC126722307 gene encoding LOW QUALITY PROTEIN: pentatricopeptide repeat-containing protein At5g04810, chloroplastic (The sequence of the model RefSeq protein was modified relative to this genomic sequence to represent the inferred CDS: inserted 1 base in 1 codon) — MGFLHSPPHTSPPPSSPPPTTHPPPPLPSLSPSNQTLLTIPPPPPPPPPPPPXNIRRPNKTQPSPTPKIPSNPLKNLSNPTHIPTPHSLTTKLSLTSKLSPPPPPPPPPPPPLPPPPRPPLKAKSQNSNPVEVELRQENKIFVGNLPNWIKKHEVAEFFRQFGPINNVILIKSHNKTDRIAGFGFVIYGGNNALAAKSAMKAVEFDGVEFHGRVLTVKLDDGRRLKEKTEERARYIEGDDRVEYRSNWHEDRDSSRRSFRKVLETEPENWQAVVQSFERIKKPSRREYGLLVTYYARRGDMYRARETFESMRARGIEPSAHVYTSLIHAYAVGRDMEEALSCVRKMKDERIEMSVVTYSIIVGGFAKLGNAQAADNWFKEAKERHTTLNAIIYGNIIYAHCQTCNMDRAEALVREMEESGIDAPIDIYHTMMDGYTMVGNENKCLVVFERLKECGFTPSVISYGCLINLYTKIGKVSKALEVSKMMESSGIRHNMKTYSMLINGFLKLKDWANAFAIFEDLVEDGLKPDVVLYNNVISAFCGMGNMDRALHTVKEMQKERHRPTTRTFMPIIHGFARAGEMRKALEVFDMMRMSGCIPTVHTYNALILGLVEKRKMDKAVKILDEMTLAGISPNEHTYTTIMHGYASLGDTGKAFEYFTKLRNEGLEIDVYTYEALLKACCKSGRMQSALAVTKEMSSQKIPRNTFVYNILIDGWARRGDVWEAADLMQQMKQEGVQPDIHTYTSFINACCKAGDMLRAMKTIKDMEALGVKPNVKTYTTLIHGWARASLPEKALKCFEQMKLAGLKPDKAVYHCLMTSLLSRATVAEAYIYSGVLSICREMIESGLTIDMGTAVHWSKCLRKIERTGGELTEALQKTFPPDWNSRHTSDVYSNVDTNDESDISGDEDDTYVADRTGGDDIYDDSDEDDEDDLNLRSYF, encoded by the exons ATGGGCTTTCTTCACTCTCCACCCCACACTTCCCCGCCACCATCCTCGCCGCCACCCACCActcatccaccaccaccacttccatctctttctccctcaaacCAAACTCTTCTCACaatcccaccaccaccaccaccaccaccaccacctcctc CTAACATCCGCCGCCCCAACAAAACTCAACCCTCCCCCACTCCCAAAATCCCCTCTAACCCCCTCAAAAACCTCAGTAACCCCACCCATATACCCACTCCTCACTCTCTCACCACCAAGCTCTCTCTCACCTCCAAACTCtctcctcctccacctccacctccaccaccacctccacctcTACCCCCGCCCCCACGGCCACCCCTGAAAGCCAAATCCCAGAATTCAAATCCCGTGGAAGTTGAATTACGCCAAGAAAACAAAATCTTCGTGGGGAACTTACCTAACTGGATAAAGAAGCACGAGGTAGCCGAGTTTTTCCGCCAATTCGGCCCCATAAATAACGTCATTCTCATCAAGTCTCACAACAAAACCGACCGAATTGCCGGTTTTGGGTTCGTGATTTATGGAGGTAACAATGCTCTGGCGGCCAAGTCGGCCATGAAGGCGGTGGAGTTCGATGGTGTGGAGTTCCATGGGAGAGTGTTGACTGTGAAATTGGATGATGGGAGGAGATTGAAGGAGAAAACGGAGGAGAGAGCGCGGTATATTGAGGGTGATGACCGGGTGGAGTATCGGTCTAACTGGCACGAAGATAGGGACAGCTCCCGGAGGAGCTTCCGGAAGGTTTTGGAGACGGAGCCGGAGAATTGGCAGGCTGTTGTCCAGTCTTTCGAGAGAATTAAGAAG CCTTCTAGAAGAGAGTATGGCTTGTTGGTCACTTATTATGCAAGGCGAGGGGATATGTATCGTGCACGTGAAACTTTTGAGAGCATGCGAGCAAGAGGAATAGAGCCAAGTGCACATGTCTACACAAG CCTTATTCATGCTTATGCAGTTGGCAGAGACATGGAAGAAGCATTATCTTGTGTCAGGAAAATGAAGGATGAGCGCATCGAAATGAGTGTGGTGACTTATAGTATTATTGTTGGGGGATTTGCGAAACTTGGCAATGCTCA AGCTGCAGATAACTGGTTCAAGGAGGCCAAAGAGAGACATACAACTCTGAATGCAATCATTTATGGGAATATTATATATGCTCACTG TCAAACATGCAATATGGATCGAGCTGAGGCATTGGTGAGGGAGATGGAAGAATCAGGCATAGATGCCCCTATTGATATATATCATACTATGATGGATGGTTACACAATGGTTGGCAATGAAAATAAATGTCTGGTTGTGTTTGAGCGACTAAAG GAATGTGGCTTTACACCATCAGTTATCAGTTATGGTTGTCTCATCAATCTTTACACTAAG ATTGGGAAGGTTTCTAAAGCCTTGGAAGTTAGCAAAATGATGGAATCATCTGGCATTAGACATAACATGAAGACCTACTCCATGTTGATTAATggatttttaaagttaaaagaTTGGGCGAATGCATTTGCAATTTTTGAAGATTTGGTTGAGGATGGACTGAAGCCTGATGTAGTGCTCTACAATAATGTCATCAGTGCATTCTGTGGGATGGGTAACATGGATCGTGCCCTTCATACTGTCAAAGAAATGCAGAAGGAGAGGCATAGGCCTACTACACGTACATTTATGCCCATCATACATGGTTTTGCAAGAGCAGGAGAAATGAGAAAAGCCCTAGAGGTTTTTGATATGATGAGGATGAGTGGATGCATTCCCACTGTGCATACCTACAATGCTTTGATTCTTGGCCTTGTTGAGAAGCGTAAG ATGGATAAGGCtgttaaaattttagatgaGATGACACTGGCAGGCATAAGTCCAAATGAGCATACATACACAACCATTATGCATGGTTATGCATCATTGGGGGATACAGGAAAAGCATTTGAGTATTTTACTAAATTGAGGAATGAAGGTTTGGAGATTGATGTGTATACATATGAGGCATTGCTGAAGGCTTGTTGCAAGTCAGGCAGAATGCAGAGTGCTTTGGCAGTGACAAAAGAAATGAGCTCTCAAAAGATTCCAAGGAACACCTTTGTTTATAACATATTAATTGATGG ATGGGCTCGAAGAGGTGATGTTTGGGAGGCTGCAGACCTTATGCAACAAATGAAACAGGAGGGGGTTCAACCTGATATCCATACTTACACGTCCTTCATAAATGCTTGTTGCAAGGCTGGAGACATGCTG AGAGCAATGAAAACAATTAAAGACATGGAAGCGTTGGGGGTAAAGCCAAATGTCAAAACCTATACCACATTAATACATGGTTGGGCACGTGCATCTCTTCCAGAAAAGGCCTTGAAATGCTTTGAACAGATGAAGTTGGCTGGATTGAAGCCGGATAAAGCTGTGTATCATTGCCTGATGACATCTCTGCTGTCGAGGGCTACTGTTGCTGAAGCTTACATTTATTCTGGAGTTTTGTCAATATGTAGAGAGATGATAGAATCTGGGTTGACTATTGATATGGGGACTGCCGTTCACTGGTCGAAGTGCTTACGCAAGATTGAAAGGACAGGTGGGGAGCTTACAGAAGCCTTGCAGAAGACTTTCCCTCCTGATTGGAACTCACGGCATACTTCAGATGTTTATTCCAATGTAGACACTAACGATGAATCTGACATTAGTGGAGATGAAGATGACACCTATGTTGCTGATAGAACTGGTGGTGATGATATTTATGATGATAGTGACGAAGATGACGAGGATGATTTGAACCTCAGATCAtatttttaa